A genomic stretch from Kogia breviceps isolate mKogBre1 chromosome 1, mKogBre1 haplotype 1, whole genome shotgun sequence includes:
- the HECTD3 gene encoding E3 ubiquitin-protein ligase HECTD3 isoform X1 yields MAGPGPGAALESPRQLLGRVRFLAEAAKSLRAGRPLPAALAFVPREVLYKLYKDPAGPSRVLLPVWEAEGPGLRVGATGPATCTGSGPLRAARDSIELRRGACVRTTGEELCNGHGLWVKLTKEQLAEHLGDCGLDEGWLLVCRPAEGGARLVPIDTPDHLQRQQQLFGVDYRPVLRWEQVVDLTYSHRLGSRPQPAEAYTEAVQRLLYVPPTWTYECDEDLIHFLYDHLGKEDENLGSVKQYVESIDVSSYTEEFNVSCLTDSNADTYWESDGSQCQHWVRLTMKKGTIVKKLLLTVDTTDDNFMPKRVVIYGGEGDNLKKLSDVSIDETLIGDVCVLEDMTVHLPVIEIRIVECRDDGIDVRLRGVKIKSSRQRELGLNADLFQPTSLVRYPRLEGTDPEVLYRRAVLLQRFIKILDSVLHHLVPAWDHTLGTFSEIKQVKQFLLLSRQRPGLVAQCLRDSESSKPSFMPRLYINRRLAMEHRACPLRDPACKNAVFTQVYEGLKPSDKYEKPLDYRWPMRYDQWWECKFIAEGIIDQGGGFRDSLADMSEELCPSSADTPVPLPFFVRTANQGNGTGEARDMYVPNPSCRDFAKYEWIGQLMGAALRGKEFLVLALPGFVWKQLSGEEVSWSKDFPAVDSVLVKLLEVMEGMDKETFEFKFGKELTFTTVLSDQQVVELIPGGAGIVVGFEDRSRFIQMVQKARLEESKEQVSAMQAGLLKVVPQAVLDLLTWQELEKKVCGDPEVTVDALRKLTRFEDFEPADTRVQYFWEALNNFTNEDRSRFLRFVTGRSRLPARIYIYPDKLGYETTDALPESSTCSSTLFLPHYASAKVCEEKLRYAAYNCVAIDTDMSPWEE; encoded by the exons ATggcgggcccgggcccgggcgcggcgCTAGAGTCCCCGCGGCAGCTGCTGGGCCGCGTTCGCTTCCTGGCGGAGGCAGCAAAGAGCCTCCGCGCTGGGCGGCCGTTGCCGGCGGCACTAGCTTTCGTGCCGCGCGAGGTGCTCTACAAGCTTTACAAGGACCCGGCGGGACCGTCGCGCGTGCTGTTGCCAGTGTGGGAGGCGGAGGGCCCAGGGCTGCGTGTGGGAGCCACGGGCCCGGCCACCTGTACCGGCTCCGGGCCCCTCCGCGCCGCCCGCGACAGCATCGAGCTCCGGCGCGGCGCCTGCGTGCGCACCACGGGCGAGGAGCTGTGCAACGGCCACGGGCTCTGGGTGAAGCTGACCAAG GAGCAGCTGGCGGAACACCTGGGCGATTGCGGGCTGGACGAAGGCTGGCTGCTGGTGTGCCGCCCGGCAGAAGGCGGGGCCCGGCTCGTACCCATCGACACTCCAGACCACCTCCAACGGCAACAGCAGCTCTTTGGAGTCGACTACCGCCCGGTGCTCAG ATGGGAACAGGTGGTGGACCTGACATACTCGCATCGCCTGGGATCAAGGCCTCAGCCGGCCGAGGCATACACAGAAGCTGTACAAAGGCTACT CTATGTGCCCCCGACGTGGACCTACGAGTGCGACGAGGACCTGATCCACTTCTTGTACGACCACCTGGGCAAGGAGGATGAGAACCTGGGTAGCGTGAAGCAGTATGTGGAGAGCATAGACGTTTCCTCCTACACG gaGGAGTTCAATGTGTCCTGCCTGACAGACAGCAATGCGGACACCTACTGGGAGAGCGATGGGTCCCAGTGCCAGCACTGGGTACGGCTTACCATGAAAAAGGGCACCATTGTGAA GAAGCTGCTACTCACGGTGGATACCACGGATGACAACTTTATGCCTAAGCGGGTGGTGATCTATGGGGGTGAAGGGGACAACCTGAAGAAGCTGAGTGATGTGAGCATTGACGA GACCCTGATCGGGGATGTCTGTGTCCTGGAGGACATGACCGTCCACCTCCCAGTCATCGAGATCCGCATCGTCGAGTGCCGAG ATGATGGGATTGACGTGCGTCTTCGAGGGGTCAAGATCAAGTCATCTAGACAGCGGGAACTAGGGCTGAATGCAGACCTGTTCCAGCCCACCAGTCTGGTGCGATATCCACGCCTGGAAGGCACTGATCCGGAAGTGCTATACAGAAGAGCtgttctcctgcagag ATTCATAAAGATCCTAGACAGTGTCCTGCACCACCTGGTACCTGCCTGGGACCACACGCTGGGTACCTTCAGTGAGATTAAG caAGTGAAACAGTTCCTGCTGCTGTCACGCCAGCGGCCAGGCCTGGTGGCCCAGTGCCTGCGTGACTCGGAAAGCAGCAAGCCCAGCTTCATGCCACGCCTATACATCAACCGGCGCCTCGCCATGGAACACCGTGCCTGCCCCTTAAGGGACCCTGCCTGCAAGAATGCTGTCTTCACCCAG GTTTATGAAGGCCTCAAGCCCTCTGACAAGTATGAAAAGCCCCTGGACTACAG GTGGCCCATGCGCTATGACCagtggtgggagtgtaaattcaTTGCAGAAGGCATCATTGACCAAG GGGGTGGTTTCCGGGATAGCCTGGCAGACATGTCAGAAGAACTGTGCCCTAGCTCGGCAGACACCCCTGTGCCTCTGCCCTTCTTTGTCCGAACAGCCAACCAG GGCAATGGCACGGGTGAGGCCCGGGATATGTATGTGCCCAACCCCTCCTGCCGAGACTTTGCCAAGTACGAGTGGATCGGACAGCTGATGGGGGCTGCCCTTCGGGGTAAGGAGTTCCTG gtcctggctctgcctggtTTCGTGTGGAAGCAGCTCTCTGGTGAGGAGGTGAGCTGGAGCAAGGACTTCCCAGCTGTGGACTCTGTGCTG GTAAAGCTCCTGGAAGTGAtggaaggaatggacaaggaGACATTTGAGTTCAAATTTGGAAAGGAGCTAACGTTCACCACTGTGCTGAGTGACCAGCAGGTGGTGGAGCTGATCCCTGGGGGTGCGGGCATCGTGGTGGGATTTGAGGACCGTTCCCGTTTCATCCAAATGGTGCAGAAGGCACGGCTAGAGGAGAGCAAGGAGCAG GTGTCAGCCATGCAAGCAGGTCTGCTGAAGGTGGTGCCACAGGCTGTGCTGGACTTGCTAACGTGGCAAGAGTTGGAGAAGAAGGTGTGCGGAGACCCAGAGGTCACTGTGGATGCTCTGCGCAAGCTCA CCCGGTTTGAGGACTTCGAGCCAGCTGACACACGGGTGCAGTATTTCTGGGAGGCACTGAACAACTTCACCAACG AGGACCGGAGCCGCTTCCTGCGCTTTGTCACAGGCCGCAGCCGTCTGCCAGCTCGGATCTACATCTACCCAGATAAGTTGGG CTATGAGACCACAGATGCACTGCCTGAGTCTTCCACCTGCTCCAGCACCCTCTTCCTACCGCACTATGCCAG tgccaAGGTGTGTGAGGAGAAGCTCCGCTACGCTGCATACAACTGTGTGGCCATCGACACCGACATGAGCCCTTGGGAGGAGTGA
- the HECTD3 gene encoding E3 ubiquitin-protein ligase HECTD3 isoform X2, translating into MAGPGPGAALESPRQLLGRVRFLAEAAKSLRAGRPLPAALAFVPREVLYKLYKDPAGPSRVLLPVWEAEGPGLRVGATGPATCTGSGPLRAARDSIELRRGACVRTTGEELCNGHGLWVKLTKEQLAEHLGDCGLDEGWLLVCRPAEGGARLVPIDTPDHLQRQQQLFGVDYRPVLRWEQVVDLTYSHRLGSRPQPAEAYTEAVQRLLYVPPTWTYECDEDLIHFLYDHLGKEDENLGSVKQYVESIDVSSYTEEFNVSCLTDSNADTYWESDGSQCQHWVRLTMKKGTIVKKLLLTVDTTDDNFMPKRVVIYGGEGDNLKKLSDVSIDETLIGDVCVLEDMTVHLPVIEIRIVECRDDGIDVRLRGVKIKSSRQRELGLNADLFQPTSLVRYPRLEGTDPEVLYRRAVLLQRFIKILDSVLHHLVPAWDHTLGTFSEIKQVKQFLLLSRQRPGLVAQCLRDSESSKPSFMPRLYINRRLAMEHRACPLRDPACKNAVFTQVYEGLKPSDKYEKPLDYRWPMRYDQWWECKFIAEGIIDQGGGFRDSLADMSEELCPSSADTPVPLPFFVRTANQGNGTGEARDMYVPNPSCRDFAKYEWIGQLMGAALRGKEFLVLALPGFVWKQLSGEEVSWSKDFPAVDSVLVKLLEVMEGMDKETFEFKFGKELTFTTVLSDQQVVELIPGGAGIVVGFEDRSRFIQMVQKARLEESKEQVSAMQAGLLKVVPQAVLDLLTWQELEKKVCGDPEVTVDALRKLTRFEDFEPADTRVQYFWEALNNFTNEDRSRFLRFVTGRSRLPARIYIYPDKLGYETTDALPESSTCSSTLFLPHYASLDSKLKTQGERGGWRLLPEQGSRDG; encoded by the exons ATggcgggcccgggcccgggcgcggcgCTAGAGTCCCCGCGGCAGCTGCTGGGCCGCGTTCGCTTCCTGGCGGAGGCAGCAAAGAGCCTCCGCGCTGGGCGGCCGTTGCCGGCGGCACTAGCTTTCGTGCCGCGCGAGGTGCTCTACAAGCTTTACAAGGACCCGGCGGGACCGTCGCGCGTGCTGTTGCCAGTGTGGGAGGCGGAGGGCCCAGGGCTGCGTGTGGGAGCCACGGGCCCGGCCACCTGTACCGGCTCCGGGCCCCTCCGCGCCGCCCGCGACAGCATCGAGCTCCGGCGCGGCGCCTGCGTGCGCACCACGGGCGAGGAGCTGTGCAACGGCCACGGGCTCTGGGTGAAGCTGACCAAG GAGCAGCTGGCGGAACACCTGGGCGATTGCGGGCTGGACGAAGGCTGGCTGCTGGTGTGCCGCCCGGCAGAAGGCGGGGCCCGGCTCGTACCCATCGACACTCCAGACCACCTCCAACGGCAACAGCAGCTCTTTGGAGTCGACTACCGCCCGGTGCTCAG ATGGGAACAGGTGGTGGACCTGACATACTCGCATCGCCTGGGATCAAGGCCTCAGCCGGCCGAGGCATACACAGAAGCTGTACAAAGGCTACT CTATGTGCCCCCGACGTGGACCTACGAGTGCGACGAGGACCTGATCCACTTCTTGTACGACCACCTGGGCAAGGAGGATGAGAACCTGGGTAGCGTGAAGCAGTATGTGGAGAGCATAGACGTTTCCTCCTACACG gaGGAGTTCAATGTGTCCTGCCTGACAGACAGCAATGCGGACACCTACTGGGAGAGCGATGGGTCCCAGTGCCAGCACTGGGTACGGCTTACCATGAAAAAGGGCACCATTGTGAA GAAGCTGCTACTCACGGTGGATACCACGGATGACAACTTTATGCCTAAGCGGGTGGTGATCTATGGGGGTGAAGGGGACAACCTGAAGAAGCTGAGTGATGTGAGCATTGACGA GACCCTGATCGGGGATGTCTGTGTCCTGGAGGACATGACCGTCCACCTCCCAGTCATCGAGATCCGCATCGTCGAGTGCCGAG ATGATGGGATTGACGTGCGTCTTCGAGGGGTCAAGATCAAGTCATCTAGACAGCGGGAACTAGGGCTGAATGCAGACCTGTTCCAGCCCACCAGTCTGGTGCGATATCCACGCCTGGAAGGCACTGATCCGGAAGTGCTATACAGAAGAGCtgttctcctgcagag ATTCATAAAGATCCTAGACAGTGTCCTGCACCACCTGGTACCTGCCTGGGACCACACGCTGGGTACCTTCAGTGAGATTAAG caAGTGAAACAGTTCCTGCTGCTGTCACGCCAGCGGCCAGGCCTGGTGGCCCAGTGCCTGCGTGACTCGGAAAGCAGCAAGCCCAGCTTCATGCCACGCCTATACATCAACCGGCGCCTCGCCATGGAACACCGTGCCTGCCCCTTAAGGGACCCTGCCTGCAAGAATGCTGTCTTCACCCAG GTTTATGAAGGCCTCAAGCCCTCTGACAAGTATGAAAAGCCCCTGGACTACAG GTGGCCCATGCGCTATGACCagtggtgggagtgtaaattcaTTGCAGAAGGCATCATTGACCAAG GGGGTGGTTTCCGGGATAGCCTGGCAGACATGTCAGAAGAACTGTGCCCTAGCTCGGCAGACACCCCTGTGCCTCTGCCCTTCTTTGTCCGAACAGCCAACCAG GGCAATGGCACGGGTGAGGCCCGGGATATGTATGTGCCCAACCCCTCCTGCCGAGACTTTGCCAAGTACGAGTGGATCGGACAGCTGATGGGGGCTGCCCTTCGGGGTAAGGAGTTCCTG gtcctggctctgcctggtTTCGTGTGGAAGCAGCTCTCTGGTGAGGAGGTGAGCTGGAGCAAGGACTTCCCAGCTGTGGACTCTGTGCTG GTAAAGCTCCTGGAAGTGAtggaaggaatggacaaggaGACATTTGAGTTCAAATTTGGAAAGGAGCTAACGTTCACCACTGTGCTGAGTGACCAGCAGGTGGTGGAGCTGATCCCTGGGGGTGCGGGCATCGTGGTGGGATTTGAGGACCGTTCCCGTTTCATCCAAATGGTGCAGAAGGCACGGCTAGAGGAGAGCAAGGAGCAG GTGTCAGCCATGCAAGCAGGTCTGCTGAAGGTGGTGCCACAGGCTGTGCTGGACTTGCTAACGTGGCAAGAGTTGGAGAAGAAGGTGTGCGGAGACCCAGAGGTCACTGTGGATGCTCTGCGCAAGCTCA CCCGGTTTGAGGACTTCGAGCCAGCTGACACACGGGTGCAGTATTTCTGGGAGGCACTGAACAACTTCACCAACG AGGACCGGAGCCGCTTCCTGCGCTTTGTCACAGGCCGCAGCCGTCTGCCAGCTCGGATCTACATCTACCCAGATAAGTTGGG CTATGAGACCACAGATGCACTGCCTGAGTCTTCCACCTGCTCCAGCACCCTCTTCCTACCGCACTATGCCAG CCTGGACTCAAAGCTAAAAActcagggggagaggggaggatggaGGCTCCTCCCCGAACAAGGCTCCAGGGATGGATAG